In Kitasatospora sp. NA04385, a single genomic region encodes these proteins:
- a CDS encoding NAD(P)/FAD-dependent oxidoreductase — translation MPTSTSEPGDGSGAVYDLAVVGAGPAGLAAADAAAGFGLRVALVDAGSRLGGQYYRHPGPELGAARPGKLHHGWAVFARLCERLAASPLVDHLAGHHVWAVEAGVPGEQGRPWRLHATRGPGAADRAAVPARAVLLATGAHERHLPFPGWTLPGVVTAGGAQAMLKSSLVLPGRRVVVSGSGPLLLAAASSLVSAGAKVPAIVEATSYLGYARGLPVLAGNPAKLAEGASHGARLLRHGVRLRRGSAVVEAHGTDRVTAVTVARLDARWKPVPGSGRRIACDALAIGHGLVPQIELAAELGAETVTGPDGAVALKVDAEQRTSVPGLWAAGETCGVGGADLALAEGVLAAHAVAGRPAPARETAVRRRRRAFAALMAAAHVPGPDWTGWVTDDTDVCRCEEVPAGEIRAAVEELGAGDARTVKLLTRAGMGWCQGRMCGPAVARLSGGGAGRPDSRPLSCPVPLAQLAEPRD, via the coding sequence GTGCCGACCTCGACGTCTGAACCGGGCGACGGCTCCGGAGCGGTGTACGACCTCGCGGTGGTCGGCGCCGGCCCCGCCGGACTGGCCGCGGCCGACGCCGCCGCCGGGTTCGGCCTGCGGGTCGCGCTGGTGGACGCCGGCAGCCGGCTCGGCGGCCAGTACTACCGGCACCCCGGGCCCGAACTGGGCGCGGCCCGCCCCGGGAAGCTGCACCACGGCTGGGCGGTCTTCGCCCGGCTGTGCGAACGGCTGGCGGCCTCGCCGCTGGTCGACCACCTGGCCGGCCACCACGTGTGGGCGGTCGAGGCGGGCGTCCCCGGCGAGCAGGGGCGCCCCTGGCGCCTGCACGCCACCCGCGGTCCCGGGGCGGCGGACCGGGCCGCCGTCCCGGCCCGCGCCGTCCTGCTGGCCACCGGCGCCCACGAGCGGCACCTGCCCTTCCCCGGCTGGACGCTGCCCGGCGTGGTGACCGCGGGTGGTGCACAGGCGATGCTCAAGTCCTCGCTGGTGCTGCCCGGCCGCCGGGTCGTGGTGTCCGGCAGCGGCCCGCTGCTGCTGGCCGCCGCCTCCTCGCTGGTCTCGGCCGGGGCGAAGGTCCCCGCGATCGTGGAGGCCACCTCCTACCTCGGCTACGCGCGGGGCCTGCCGGTGCTGGCCGGCAACCCGGCGAAGCTGGCCGAGGGCGCCTCGCACGGCGCCAGGCTGCTGCGGCACGGCGTGCGGCTGCGCCGCGGCAGCGCCGTGGTCGAGGCGCACGGCACCGACCGGGTCACCGCCGTGACGGTGGCCCGGCTGGACGCCCGGTGGAAGCCGGTGCCCGGCAGCGGGCGGCGGATCGCCTGCGACGCGCTGGCGATCGGGCACGGTCTCGTCCCGCAGATCGAACTGGCCGCCGAGCTGGGCGCCGAGACGGTCACCGGGCCGGACGGCGCGGTCGCCCTGAAGGTCGACGCCGAGCAGCGCACCAGCGTGCCCGGGCTGTGGGCGGCGGGGGAGACCTGCGGCGTCGGCGGCGCGGACCTGGCGCTGGCCGAGGGCGTGCTGGCCGCCCACGCGGTGGCCGGGCGCCCGGCGCCCGCCCGGGAGACGGCCGTCCGGCGGCGGCGGCGCGCGTTCGCCGCGCTGATGGCCGCCGCGCACGTGCCCGGGCCGGACTGGACCGGCTGGGTCACCGACGACACCGACGTCTGCCGGTGCGAGGAAGTCCCGGCGGGGGAGATCCGGGCGGCCGTCGAGGAGCTCGGCGCCGGTGACGCCCGGACGGTCAAGCTGCTCACCCGGGCCGGGATGGGCTGGTGCCAGGGCCGGATGTGCGGGCCCGCGGTGGCCCGCCTGTCCGGCGGGGGCGCCGGGCGGCCGGACAGCCGCCCGCTGTCCTGCCCGGTGCCGCTGGCGCAGCTGGCCGAGCCCCGGGACTAG
- a CDS encoding dihydrodipicolinate synthase family protein produces MSHIISRETPVTRTPHDPARPWRGIMVATTLPFRDDLTVDYDAYAEHVRWLIDNGCDGVVPNGSLGEYQTLTPEERAKVVTTAVEAAGDGARVMPGVAAYGSAESLRWTEQAAEAGAGSVLLLPPNAYRADHAAVRAHYAEVARVGVPVVAYNNPIDTKVDLVPPLLAQLHAEGSIVAVKEFSGDVRRAYEIGELAPGLDLLIGADDVLLELALAGAVGWIAGYPNALPAAGAELYHAAVSGDLATAVPLYKSLHPLLRWDSKTEFVQSIKLSMDLAGRRGGPTRAPRLPLVPETEAAVRAATGKALAEGHR; encoded by the coding sequence ATGTCACACATCATATCAAGGGAGACCCCCGTGACCCGCACCCCCCACGACCCCGCCCGTCCCTGGCGCGGCATCATGGTCGCCACCACCCTGCCCTTCCGTGACGACCTCACGGTGGACTACGACGCCTACGCCGAGCACGTCCGCTGGCTGATCGACAACGGCTGCGACGGCGTCGTCCCCAACGGCTCGCTCGGCGAGTACCAGACCCTCACCCCGGAGGAGCGCGCCAAGGTCGTCACCACCGCCGTCGAGGCGGCCGGCGACGGCGCCCGGGTGATGCCCGGCGTGGCCGCCTACGGCAGCGCGGAGTCCCTCCGCTGGACCGAGCAGGCCGCCGAGGCCGGTGCCGGGTCGGTGCTGCTGCTCCCGCCGAACGCCTACCGCGCCGACCACGCCGCGGTGCGCGCCCACTACGCCGAGGTCGCCCGGGTCGGTGTGCCGGTCGTCGCGTACAACAACCCGATCGACACCAAGGTCGACCTCGTCCCCCCGCTGCTCGCCCAACTGCACGCCGAGGGCTCGATCGTCGCGGTCAAGGAGTTCTCCGGGGACGTCCGCCGGGCCTACGAGATCGGCGAGCTGGCCCCCGGGCTCGACCTGCTGATCGGCGCCGACGACGTGCTGCTGGAGCTGGCCCTCGCGGGGGCCGTCGGCTGGATCGCCGGTTACCCGAACGCGCTGCCCGCCGCCGGCGCCGAGCTGTACCACGCCGCCGTCTCCGGCGACCTGGCCACCGCCGTCCCGCTCTACAAGTCGCTGCACCCGCTGCTGCGCTGGGACTCCAAGACCGAGTTCGTGCAGTCCATCAAGCTCTCCATGGACCTCGCCGGCCGCCGGGGCGGCCCGACCCGGGCCCCGCGCCTGCCGCTCGTCCCGGAGACCGAGGCCGCGGTGCGCGCCGCGACCGGGAAGGCGCTGGCCGAGGGCCACCGCTGA
- a CDS encoding proline racemase family protein, translated as MRTRHVFHAVDSHTEGMPTRVITGGFGTIPGATMAERRTHFQRHLDGFRTLLMYEPRGHSAMSGAILQPPTRPDADFGVLYIEVSGLLPMCGHGTIGVATVLVETGMVPVVEPVTTVRLDTPAGLVVAEVRVTDGAAVGVTIRNVPSYSAALDRKLAVPGRGTVTYDLAYGGNYYAILPLEQLGLPFERGRKDDILAAGLAVMEAINASEQHRPVHPEDPSIHGCHHVQLLAPGSDAVHSRHAMAIHPGWFDRSPCGTGTSARMAQLHARGELAIGADFRNDSFIGTTFTGRLVEETTVAGLPAVVPTVTGRAWVTGTAQYFLDPTDPFPAGFLL; from the coding sequence ATGCGGACCCGTCACGTCTTCCACGCCGTCGACTCGCACACCGAGGGCATGCCCACCCGGGTGATCACCGGCGGCTTCGGCACGATCCCCGGCGCCACCATGGCCGAGCGGCGCACCCACTTCCAGCGGCACCTCGACGGGTTCCGCACGCTGCTGATGTACGAACCGCGCGGCCACTCCGCGATGAGCGGCGCGATCCTGCAGCCGCCCACCCGGCCGGACGCCGACTTCGGGGTGCTGTACATCGAGGTCTCCGGGCTGCTGCCGATGTGCGGCCACGGCACGATCGGCGTCGCCACCGTGCTGGTGGAGACCGGCATGGTGCCGGTGGTCGAGCCGGTCACCACCGTCCGGCTGGACACCCCCGCCGGGCTGGTGGTCGCCGAGGTGCGGGTGACGGACGGCGCCGCCGTCGGCGTCACCATCCGGAACGTGCCCTCGTACTCCGCCGCGCTGGACCGGAAGCTGGCGGTGCCCGGCCGCGGGACGGTCACCTACGACCTCGCGTACGGCGGCAACTACTACGCCATCCTGCCGCTGGAGCAGCTCGGGCTGCCGTTCGAGCGCGGGCGCAAGGACGACATCCTGGCCGCCGGGCTGGCCGTGATGGAGGCGATCAACGCCTCCGAGCAGCACCGACCGGTGCACCCCGAGGACCCGTCCATCCACGGCTGCCACCACGTCCAGCTGCTCGCGCCCGGCTCCGACGCGGTGCACTCGCGGCACGCGATGGCCATCCACCCCGGCTGGTTCGACCGCTCGCCCTGCGGGACGGGCACCTCCGCGCGGATGGCGCAGCTGCACGCGCGCGGCGAACTGGCGATCGGCGCGGACTTCCGCAACGACTCCTTCATCGGGACGACCTTCACCGGCCGCCTGGTCGAGGAGACCACGGTGGCCGGCCTGCCCGCCGTCGTGCCGACCGTCACCGGCCGGGCCTGGGTGACCGGCACTGCCCAGTACTTCCTCGACCCGACCGACCCGTTCCCGGCCGGTTTCCTGCTGTAG
- a CDS encoding aldehyde dehydrogenase: protein MTTIDSYNPADPDDLVVSVPSTDAAGVTAALAGARGAQRDWWALGAAGRSLALTRAAAAIEAAADELVELVVREVGKPVAEARGEVARTVAIWRYYAQAPFAPAGEVHEPAAGPGLLLTRRRPYGVAGLITPWNFPLAIPAWKAAPALAVGNAVVLKPSSEAVACALRLAELAGLPEGVLTVVPGGAGAGTALIGGADVVSFTGSTPVGRSVIAAATGRGIPVQAEMGGLNAALVLPDADIAQAAAHLANAIAGYAGQKCTATSRVIAVGDAYEPLAEALAGALARTPAADPSAPGTCCGPVINRQALERLTDAVDTARAGGATVLAGGARAERAGWFLEPTLVEGVPAGHPLLAEEFFGPLAVLVPAADLDEAIALANDTRHSLSTSVHSRSLDTALAAADRLDAGMIRINAPSSGVDFHLPFGGAKGASYGSREQGRAALDFYTASRTVSVLPAGEH, encoded by the coding sequence ATGACCACCATCGACTCGTACAACCCCGCCGACCCCGACGACCTGGTGGTCTCGGTGCCGTCGACGGACGCCGCCGGCGTCACCGCGGCGCTCGCGGGCGCGCGCGGGGCGCAGCGCGACTGGTGGGCGCTGGGGGCGGCCGGGCGGTCGCTGGCGCTGACCCGGGCCGCCGCGGCGATCGAGGCGGCCGCCGACGAGCTGGTCGAGCTGGTGGTCCGCGAGGTCGGCAAGCCGGTCGCCGAGGCCCGCGGAGAGGTCGCCCGCACCGTGGCGATCTGGCGCTACTACGCGCAGGCCCCGTTCGCCCCGGCCGGCGAGGTGCACGAGCCGGCCGCCGGCCCGGGCCTGCTGCTCACCCGCCGCCGCCCGTACGGGGTGGCCGGGCTGATCACGCCGTGGAACTTCCCGCTGGCGATCCCGGCCTGGAAGGCCGCGCCCGCGCTGGCCGTCGGCAACGCCGTGGTGCTCAAGCCGTCCTCCGAGGCGGTGGCCTGCGCGCTGCGGCTGGCCGAGCTGGCCGGCCTGCCCGAGGGCGTGCTCACGGTGGTGCCGGGCGGTGCCGGGGCGGGGACGGCACTGATCGGCGGCGCCGACGTCGTCTCCTTCACCGGCTCCACCCCGGTGGGCCGCTCGGTGATCGCGGCGGCGACCGGGCGCGGCATCCCGGTGCAGGCCGAGATGGGCGGCCTGAACGCCGCCCTCGTCCTCCCGGACGCCGACATCGCGCAGGCCGCCGCCCACCTGGCGAACGCCATCGCGGGCTACGCGGGCCAGAAGTGCACCGCCACCAGCCGGGTGATCGCCGTCGGCGACGCGTACGAGCCGCTCGCCGAGGCGCTGGCCGGGGCGCTCGCCCGGACCCCCGCCGCCGACCCGTCCGCGCCGGGCACCTGCTGCGGGCCGGTGATCAACCGGCAGGCGCTGGAGCGGCTGACCGACGCCGTCGACACCGCCCGCGCGGGCGGCGCCACCGTGCTGGCCGGCGGCGCGCGGGCCGAGCGGGCCGGCTGGTTCCTGGAACCGACCCTGGTCGAGGGCGTCCCCGCCGGGCACCCGCTGCTGGCGGAGGAGTTCTTCGGCCCGCTCGCCGTGCTGGTGCCCGCCGCCGACCTGGACGAGGCGATCGCGCTGGCCAACGACACCCGGCACAGCCTGTCCACCTCCGTGCACTCGCGCAGCCTGGACACCGCGCTGGCCGCCGCCGACCGCCTGGACGCGGGCATGATCCGGATCAACGCGCCCTCCAGCGGCGTCGACTTCCACCTGCCGTTCGGCGGCGCCAAGGGCGCCTCGTACGGCTCCCGCGAGCAGGGCCGGGCCGCGCTCGACTTCTACACCGCCTCCCGCACCGTCAGCGTGCTGCCCGCCGGGGAGCACTGA
- a CDS encoding proline racemase family protein produces the protein MIHVSTTDYHAAGEPFRIVIAGLPPIPGDTVAERRSIAIGAGGSATAPRPGALDDVRRLLTREPRGHAGMYGGFVVPPDDGEAHFGVLFWHKDGYSTACGHGTMALGAWAVDTGLVAAPDDGTALVRIDVPSGRVSATVHRSGGRTTAVTFRNVPTRVLARKVELATPLGAVQVDLAHSGAVYASLPAAALGLSVVPDRLAELTAAGREIRAALEGHEALVGHRDGVYGVILYDELPDTPSGPHQRNVTVFADGQIDRSPCGSGTSARLALLADEGALNGERVLRHDSIIGTAFTGRVRGHRDGGAVTEVTGTAHRTGEHRFLLDPEDTLGAGFLL, from the coding sequence ATGATCCACGTCTCCACCACCGACTACCACGCGGCCGGCGAGCCGTTCCGGATCGTCATCGCCGGCCTGCCGCCGATCCCCGGCGACACCGTCGCCGAACGCCGCTCGATCGCCATCGGCGCGGGCGGCAGCGCCACCGCGCCGCGCCCCGGCGCGCTGGACGACGTGCGCCGCCTGCTGACCCGCGAACCGCGCGGCCACGCCGGCATGTACGGCGGCTTCGTGGTGCCCCCGGACGACGGCGAGGCCCACTTCGGCGTCCTGTTCTGGCACAAGGACGGCTACTCCACCGCGTGCGGCCACGGCACCATGGCGCTCGGCGCCTGGGCCGTCGACACCGGCCTGGTCGCCGCCCCCGACGACGGCACCGCGCTGGTGCGCATCGACGTCCCCTCCGGCCGGGTCAGCGCCACCGTGCACCGCAGCGGCGGCCGCACCACCGCCGTCACCTTCCGCAACGTGCCGACCCGGGTGCTGGCCCGCAAGGTCGAACTGGCCACCCCGCTCGGGGCGGTCCAGGTCGACCTGGCGCACTCCGGGGCGGTGTACGCCTCGCTGCCCGCCGCCGCCCTCGGCCTGTCCGTCGTCCCCGACCGGCTCGCCGAACTCACCGCCGCCGGGCGGGAGATCCGCGCCGCGCTGGAGGGCCACGAGGCGCTCGTCGGGCACCGCGACGGCGTCTACGGCGTCATCCTGTACGACGAACTGCCCGACACGCCGTCCGGTCCGCACCAGCGCAACGTCACCGTCTTCGCCGACGGCCAGATCGACCGCTCCCCGTGCGGCTCCGGCACCTCCGCCCGGCTCGCCCTGCTCGCCGACGAGGGCGCCCTGAACGGCGAGCGGGTGCTGCGCCACGACTCGATCATCGGCACCGCCTTCACCGGCCGGGTCCGCGGGCACCGCGACGGCGGCGCGGTCACCGAGGTCACCGGCACCGCCCACCGCACCGGCGAGCACCGCTTCCTCCTCGACCCCGAGGACACCCTGGGCGCGGGGTTCCTGCTGTGA
- a CDS encoding ornithine cyclodeaminase family protein: MSVEGLELTLGLPAAVAALERTLLDGLDVETCPARANVPVPAGELLLMPAATDRYAGVKIAGVAPANPAAGLPRITGSYLLLDGPTLRPLALLDGAALTALRTPAVTALALRALAAPDARHLVVFGAGPQALGHVDALRVVLPGLERVTVVARRPGPAARLAAHAASSGLDAAVGAPEAVAGADVVVCCTTARTPLFDGALVPDRAAVAAVGSHEPRAREVDARLVDRADLFVEAREVALREAGDLLMAGAGAERLANLAELVTGRAVVRHDRPRFFKSVGMAWQDLAVAAAQYAARGHGPRPPHAGHPLSAT, from the coding sequence GTGAGCGTCGAAGGGCTGGAACTGACGCTCGGCCTCCCCGCCGCCGTGGCCGCCCTGGAGCGGACCCTGCTGGACGGGCTGGACGTGGAGACCTGCCCGGCGCGCGCCAACGTGCCCGTCCCGGCGGGGGAGTTGCTGCTGATGCCCGCCGCCACCGACCGGTACGCGGGCGTCAAGATCGCCGGGGTGGCACCCGCCAACCCGGCGGCCGGACTGCCCCGGATCACCGGCTCCTACCTGCTGCTCGACGGCCCCACCCTGCGGCCGCTCGCGCTGCTGGACGGGGCGGCGCTCACCGCGCTGCGCACCCCCGCCGTCACCGCGCTCGCCCTGCGGGCGCTGGCCGCCCCGGACGCCCGGCACCTGGTGGTGTTCGGCGCCGGGCCGCAGGCGCTCGGCCACGTCGACGCGCTGCGGGTCGTGCTGCCCGGGCTGGAGCGGGTCACCGTGGTGGCCCGCCGCCCGGGGCCCGCCGCGCGACTGGCCGCGCACGCCGCCTCGTCGGGCCTGGACGCGGCCGTCGGCGCACCGGAGGCGGTCGCCGGCGCGGACGTCGTGGTGTGCTGCACCACCGCCCGCACCCCGCTGTTCGACGGCGCCCTGGTGCCCGACCGGGCGGCGGTCGCGGCGGTCGGCTCGCACGAGCCGCGGGCCCGCGAGGTGGACGCCCGGCTGGTGGACCGCGCCGACCTGTTCGTGGAGGCCCGCGAGGTCGCGCTGCGCGAGGCCGGGGACCTGCTGATGGCCGGGGCGGGGGCCGAACGGCTCGCCAATCTGGCGGAACTGGTCACCGGGAGGGCCGTGGTCCGCCATGATCGGCCCAGGTTCTTCAAGAGCGTGGGCATGGCGTGGCAGGATCTGGCGGTGGCGGCGGCGCAGTACGCGGCGCGCGGACACGGACCGCGACCACCGCACGCAGGGCATCCACTCTCCGCAACGTGA
- a CDS encoding GntR family transcriptional regulator, whose translation MADLKPRNLISVQERLRDQVAHALRAALISGELRPGVVYSAPTLAADFGVSATPVREAMLDLAREGLVEAVRNKGFRVTELSDRDLDEFTEIRALIEIPTVGRVARTATAEQLEALRPQARAIVSAARKHDLIGYLEADRQFHLDLLALAGNARLVETVGDLRKRSRLYGLNRLDQQGELVTSAEEHLELLDVLLTGDAEAAQECMARHLGHVRHLWAAGEKAAAQPAEPESALRLSGR comes from the coding sequence ATGGCCGACCTCAAGCCCCGCAACCTCATCTCCGTCCAGGAGCGGCTGCGCGACCAGGTCGCCCACGCCCTGCGTGCGGCACTCATCTCCGGCGAACTGCGCCCCGGCGTCGTCTACTCCGCCCCGACGCTGGCCGCCGACTTCGGGGTCTCCGCGACCCCCGTCCGCGAGGCCATGCTCGACCTGGCCCGCGAGGGACTGGTCGAGGCCGTCCGCAACAAGGGCTTCCGGGTCACCGAGCTCTCCGACCGGGACCTCGACGAGTTCACCGAGATCCGCGCGCTCATCGAGATCCCCACCGTCGGCCGGGTCGCCCGGACCGCCACCGCCGAACAGCTGGAGGCGCTGCGCCCGCAGGCCCGGGCGATCGTCTCGGCCGCCCGCAAGCACGACCTGATCGGCTACCTGGAGGCCGACCGGCAGTTCCACCTCGACCTGCTCGCGCTGGCCGGCAACGCCCGGCTGGTCGAGACGGTGGGCGACCTGCGCAAGCGCTCCCGGCTGTACGGCCTCAACCGGCTCGACCAGCAGGGCGAACTCGTCACCTCCGCCGAGGAGCACCTCGAACTGCTCGACGTCCTGCTGACCGGCGACGCCGAAGCCGCCCAGGAGTGCATGGCCCGCCACCTCGGCCACGTCCGCCACCTCTGGGCGGCCGGCGAGAAGGCCGCCGCGCAGCCCGCCGAGCCGGAGAGCGCGCTGCGGCTGTCGGGGCGCTGA